Below is a genomic region from Echinicola rosea.
GGTTCAGCTTGTTTAGCAGACTACTGTATGTGAAAAGCTGATGGTCATAGCAATCGAGTATTTCCTCATTTCGCTGTTTTAGGAAAGAGAGGAAAGTAATGTCGTTGTCAATCTTACTGTATAGTGGTAAAAGGTTGACGCAGTGTCCCACAAGGTTAAAAAGACCAGTCGCGGACTGCCCAGCTGCAGGAATGCCCAAGATCACTTCTTGGCGTTGACTTTTCTTCGAAAGAAACAGCTCAAACGCAGCGATAAAGGTGGTCACAAGAGACGCACCAGCAGTTTTACCCAAGGCTTGAACCTTATCGATCTGAGTTTTGGGCAATTTAAATTGCAGCCGTTCACTATCGTAGGTTTTTATTGCAGGACGGATGTGGTCAGTAGGAAGCGTAAAATCTTCCGTTTGATGGTTGAATTTTTCCATCCAAAATGAAATGGTATCGGCATGTTCCGGGAGGCTCTCCAATTCCGTTATTTGCCGACAGTAATCACTGAGAGGATTGACCTTGGGCAATTGGGGAGCGCCTTTTAGTACGTTGGCATTGTAGATTTTACAAATGTCCTCCAGTATCACACCAAGCGACCATCCATCGCCGATGAGGTGGTGGACGGAAAGGGTGAAGTAATGCTCCGTTGAAGATAATTTGTGAAGGGCCATTCTGAACAGCGGGCCATTTTCCAAGTCAAAAGCGGTCAGGGCATCTTCGCGGTGAAATTGCCCTATGTATTCGGCCTCTGTGGCAGCATCCAAGGCAGATATGTCTTCTGTATGGATCCGAATAGGCATTTTTTCCTGGATAAGAATCTGCTGGCCATCGATGGCAAATATGGCCCTTAGTGCTTCATGTCTATTGACTACTTCCTGAAGTGCTTCTAAGAAGGATGGCTGGTCAAACGTCCCTTTCAGCACCAATGAGATGGACTCGTTATAGGCCCTGTTGGCGTCTTCTCCTCCGATTTTGCAGGCTAGCCAAATTTCTCGCTGCGACGGGATACTGGTATAGGCTTTCTCAATGGCAATGCCAAAGGGGTCATAATCAACAACTTCAAAGGTTAGATCAGTATTCATGACAAGGATATTAGGTAGTCTTAAAAGTTAAATGAAGGTATTTTCCGGGGCGATCTGGGTCAGGGACAAACCAAGCAGCCTTTCCTTCTTGGTCTTGTCCTAGCTTAGCACCGGGTACAGGCGGCTGATCTTTGGAGATGACATGTGGAGAAGAATGGAGGCTTTCGGAAAGGCCAGGGATGATTTCGTCCCAAAACGTAGCCGAGATAAGTTGCTTAAAGCCGCTTATGATAATTTCCAAGATTTTGTCAATATCCTCGTCCTGGTAGGCTGCAGTAGCGAAGCATGGGAAACCATCATAAATATGAAGTCCTTGCTCTCTAAAAGTGGCAAATAACAGCTCCGTGTACGGGAGTTCCGCTTTGAATTTTATTTTCCATAGCGAACCAAAATTGGCTACGTATGCGGGGATCTTGTGGTCTTGGAAGAAACCGTTCAGTCCGTCTGCCAACCGTTGGATTTTGGCAGCCAGCTTTTCTTGAAGCTTGCCATTGTCCTGTTGGATATATTCGAGGGAAGCTTTTGCAGTGGCCAAGGCCAGGGGATGCCTTACGAAGGTTCCTGCAAAATAGGTGACCCCAATATCTGGGACGGAGTTGTCTCCATACTGCCAGTGACCACCATCCAGAGCGTCCATGAAGGCTGCTTTCCCGGCAATGACCCCGATAGGCAATCCTCCGCCTACGACTTTTCCATACGTCGCCAGATCTGCTTTAATACCGAAGATGCCTTGGGCGCCCTGCGGGTGCATCCTGAACCCAGTGATCACCTCGTCGAAAATCAATGCGGAGCCAGAAGCTGCGGTGATCTCACGGACCTTTTTCAGGAATTCTATCGGCTGAAACTCCGGCCTTCTGCTTTGGACAGGTTCTACGAGTACCGCAGCGATTTCATCTTTTCGTTCCTCTATTATTTTTAGGGCTTCTTCCGTGCCATAGTCCAGTATAAGGATGTTTTCGACTGCCTCGGACATGATGCCTGCGGCTGCAGGAAATGATTTAAGGCTTTTGGTTCCCCGAACGATGACTTCATCAAAGATGCCGTGGTAAGACCCGTTAAAGGCAACCACGAGCGATCGCTGGGTGATGGTTCGGGCCACGCGTAAGGCGCCCATTACGGCTTCAGAGCCGGTGTTGCACAAAGCAGACCGGTCGTGGCCGGTGATGTCACAGATGAGTTTGCACACTTCACCGGAGAGCTCATGCTGGGGGGCTATTTCGTAGCCCTTATCTATCTGGGCTTTTAAGGCCTCGTCGATAAAGGATGGCTTATGTCCGAATAAAATTGAGCCAAAGCCATTCAGGATGTCCAAGTATTCATTGCCATCGATGTCCCAGATCCTACTTCCTTTTGAGCGGTTTACGACAAGGGAATAGACTGTCTCTTTGATGCTTGGATTAAAGCCACTGACCACCCGTGGGTCTGCCATGTGGCTCCTGTTTTGCTGGGTGTAGGCTTTGCTGGAGGCTGTTTTGGAAGTATATCTTTTGGTAAAATCAGCAATAAAGTTATGCTGCTTTTCGGGTAATTTTTGACCCTTCTTATCGATTCGGGCCGTGGCACCGAAAGGTTTTTTCAGGTTTTCGGTTTCTTCCTTCGTTAACTTGACCGTGGTCCCGTTGGTAGGCAAAGGTGCATTGGCTTGGCCATTTCCGTTTGGTGGAGCCGTTGGCTGCGGGGCGGGAGCTGAGGTGGGCAGAGGTGTGCCTTGCAAAAGGGCCAGCTGCTTGGATAGAAGTTCTAGCTGTTGACCGATTAATCCGATGGCAGATTGGTTGTGTGCCGGCGGATAAGATGGTGCAGTCATGGTGTGATTGCTGCCGTTTTTAGGCTGCGAGGCAGCAGTGGGTGATGGTGCAGAACTGGCAGCGGGAGCGGTAGCAGGCGCAGGCTGAAATTGATCCGCAGGAAGTTCTTGGTCCAAATATCCCACCAATGCATCTATAGTGTTGATTTGGGAATTCAGCTGTCTGAAAGAAAGTGGTACACCAAATGCTTTTTTGAGGGCAAATGATAATTGAGTGAGCAAAAGGGAGTCCAATCCAAGTTCCAGAAAAGTGCTGTCACCAGCTTGGAGACTGATTTCCAGACCAGAAAGGTCCTCCAATACGTCAATGGCTTTTTTTCGTATAGTATCGGTTCTCATATGTTTAGTAGTAGTTTCGTTATTATTAGTATTTGTAGAGGGTTGAGCAAGTGTCGGCGTAGTAACTTCCCTAGGGAGCGGGTCGATCCAGCACCTTTTCCGGTCAAAGGCATAGGTGGGCAGATCATCTAGTCGGATGCGTTTTTGCCCCGAATAGAAGCGTGTCCAATCTGGCTGAATACCAGCAATGATCATTTCTCCCAAATTGCCCAGCAGTTCTTGGTAGTGATGTTGATTGCTTTGGCGATTTATACTGTTGACTGTTGTGGCGCTTTTAGCGGAAGGGTGCTGTTTGATCAGCGTGCTGATGACATTTCCTGGTCCTATTTCCAAGAAGACACCATTTGGGTCATTGCCCAAAAGGTATTCGATGGCAGGAGAGAAAAGCACGGATTTTCGCAAGTGGTCCGTCCAGTATTGGCTGCTTGTAGCTTCTTGATCAGTAAGTGGCAAGGCTGTGACGGAAGATATAATGGGCAGTTGAGGAGTACTCAGCTTGGCCAGTTCGACCTCTTTGCCAAAGTCATCAAGAACAGGATCCATCATGGAAGAATGGAAGGCGTGACTGGTAAACAGTTTTTTGTGAAGGATGCTTTCCTGATCAAGTTTACTGCTGATCTCAGCAATAGCTTCTGACGGACCGGCCAGCACACATAAATTGGGGGAGTTGACTGCAGCTAAAGAGATATTTTCCTTAATGAGGTGTTGTATTTTGGACTGTGGAGCCCTGACCGATAGCATGTCGCCACCGGGTAAGTCGGCCACCAATTGTCCTCTTTTGGCTACTAATCTGGTGACGTCTTCTAGGGAGAAAACACCTGCCAAATGGGCCGCTACAAACTCACCGATGCTATGTCCGACCAGTGATGAAGGAGCGAATCCCCATGCCATCCATTGCTGTGCCAGCGCATATTCAATAGCAAATATGGCCGGTTGCGTATAGCGCGTGTTTTTTAGGATGGCTTCCGCCTCATGGCTTTCTTCCGCAGGATAGATGATGTCCAAAAGCGGCTTGTCCATTAACTCATCAAACAAAGCAGCACAATGCATCAATGCCTCCCTGAAAACCGGAGCATATTCGAACAAGTCCTTGCCCATGTTCAAGTATTGAGCTCCCTGTCCGGGAAATACGAATACGGTGTTTTGAGGCAATTGCTTCATTGCTTTTTTCCTTGCTGTGGCCCCATTTGTGCCTTCCAGTTGGGAAAGAAGGTCTTCTTTGTCCTTGAAGGTGAGATAGCTTTTATAGAGGAATTGCTGGGGTTTGGTATTGATGGAAAAGCTTAGGTCAGCCAGGTTTAGGGCAGTAGAGGATTGTACAAATCGATGTAGTTTAGCCTTATAGAGTTCAAGGCTGTTTTCCGTTTTTGCAGAAAAGGAGAGAAGGTGGTAAGGGGCCGTGGATTCATCAGAAGACTGCTGAATGTGCGGGTATTCTTCTAAGATCACATGGACATTGGTGCCGCCGATACCAAATGAGCTGACACCTGCCCTAAGTGGAAATTCCCCTTCCCAATCTACCGTAGCTCCGTTAATGTAGAAAGGACTGTCTTTTAAATCTATTTGTGGATTTAGCTCCTCAAAACCCCGGGTGGCCGGAAGTTTTCGGTGGTGCAGGGAAAGGACCGTTTTGATCAACCCTGTCACTCCTGCGGCAGCGGTGAGGTGGCCAAAATTACTTTTGACCGAGCCAATGCCGCAAAAATGTGCCTTGGAATGTCTCCCGAAGGCCATTTTCAATCCTTCGATTTCGATAGGATCACCCAAAGGAGTGGCCGTGCCATGCGCCTCTACATAACTTATGGATGCTGAAGATACCTTGCTGTCCTGTAGGGCTGCTTTAATGACATCTGCTTGGCCTTTGGTGCTAGGGGCAGAGAAACTGCCTTTTCCATTACCGTCATTGTTGATGCCGAATCCTTTGATGGTGGCATAGATTTTATCCCCGTCCTGGATAGCGGTGTCGAGGTCTTTGAGCATGATGGCAGCCGCACCATCGCTAAATAAGGTTCCTGTCGCTTTAGCGTCAAATGGCTTGCAGTGACCGTCTTTGCTGAAAATAGCACCTTCTTGGTATAAGTGTCCGCTGTGGATAGGAGAAGTGATGGTGCTTCCTCCGGCGATGGCCATCACGCATTGGCCAGAACGAATACTCTGTACTGCCTGTGCTACCGCCAACAAAGAGGTAGAGCAGGCCGAATAAACGCTTATCGCTGGTCCTGTGAGGTCAAACTGGTAAGCTGTTCGGGTTGCGATATAATCTTTTTCATTAAGGGTCATGATCTGAATCGCACCATTTTGCTCGATCAGGTCAGGGTTGCTGAGGAGATTTTTTTGGTAATAGGTGTTATTGTTGGTGCCCGCGAATACACCAGTCTTGTGCGATGTCTCTGAAGTCGTTTGCTGGGTTTTCTCGATAAGTTCCCAGGCCAGCTCCAGAAATAAGCGCTGCTGGGGATCCATCAAGGCCGCTTGGTGGGGTGTGATGCCAAAAAAGCTATGATCAAATTTATCCGCATTTTCGATAATGCCACGCGCTTTTACGTAATGGTCGTCTTTCTTGAGATCCTCAGGGATCAAATCGTCAAGTTCCTCATCACTGAAGCGGGTAATGGATTCTTTCCCCTGCACCAGATTGTCCCAAAATGTGGCGATATCCTCTGCTCCTGGAAACCTCCCCGCCATTCCTACGATGGCCACAGCCTTGGATGAAGAAGGTTTGGTACTTGTGCTTGCTGTAGGGGATGGCTGTTGGTCTTCAGAAAGGTAATCAGTCAGTTGCTTAATGGTGGGGTATTGATATATGCTCGTGACAGGAACTGTCAAACCAAGCTCTAGCCGAATGTCGTTGGACAATTTTTGCACGAGCAGGGAGTTGCCTCCAAATTCAAAGAAGTTGTCAGAAGTACCTATTTGGTCAAAATGAAGTGCCTTTTCAAATAGTTTGGCCAGTTTCTTTTCCAAGGCTGTTTTGGCGGGAACAATAGGGGTTTCGACATGTTCACGCTTATTGATGGGGTCAGGAAGTAGCTTGCGGTCTATTTTTCCACTGGTTGTTTTGGGGAAAGCATCCATTTCGTAGAATACGGCCGGGATCATGTATTCCGGTAGGCTTTGCGCCAAGTGGTCGATCAATTCCTTTTGGCTGGGCCGTTGGTTTTCTGAAGGGATATAATAGGCTACCAAGTATTTTTGTCCGTCATCATATGTCTTAGCCAGTACGGCGACTTGGTAAACGGCGGTAAATTTGCCAAGCACTGCTTCTACTTCCCCGAGCTCGATACGGTGGCCGCGGATTTTAACTTGATCATCACGCCGACCAAGGAAGGTCACTTCCCCATCCTCGCTGATTTTGGCAATATCTCCCGTTTTGTAAGCCCGAAGGGAAGGCCTTTTTGGGAGGGTGGTGAGGGTTTTGAACTTTTCTTCTGTGAGGATAGGCTGATTCAGGTAGCCAGAGGCCAAGCAATCTCCTGCAATGTACAATTCTCCTTCCTTGCCATAGGAAACAGGCTGATCGTTTTCATCCAATACGTATAGCTGGACGTTGTTAATGGCATAGCCAATGGAAGGCAAGGACGGCCAGTTGTTGATGTTTTGAGGTTTGAGGACCAATTGGGATACCACATGGGCTTCTGTAGGTCCGTACTGGTTGAAGAGTGTGGTGTTGGGCAGGTGACTGAAAAGCCGCTTGACTTGGTCGGTGATTTTAAGCTGCTCTCCGGCTGTGATGACATCTTTTAAGGAGCTGGGGTAGAGATTATGCGCGACGGCGGTATGTGCCAGCGACTGAAGACTGACAAAAGGCAGGAAAAGCCTGTTGATCTTATTTTTGTCGATAACCTGTAAGAGGGCCAGTGGATCTTTTACGGTTTCTTCATCCACCAAGTGTAACGTCCCCCCTGTAGTCAGGGTACTGAAAATTTCCTGAAAAGATACGTCAAAGGTGAATTTTGAAAATTGGAGCGTTTTTGATCCCTGTAACTTGTCAAACTGCCCTTCTTGCCACAGCAATAGGTTTACCAGGGCACCATGAGGCATGCAAACACCTTTTGGCTCTCCTGTGGATCCTGAAGTAAATAGGATATAAGCCGTGTTTTCAGGCGCAAAAGTGATCGCAGGAGCTAAAATTGGGTAATTGGAAGGGATTTTTTCCAAAAGATCAATCTGCTGTAAGCTTTTTGGAGCTTCGTCCAGATAGTTACGGTCACGAATCAATAGTTTTGCCTCTGCTGCTGTGCAGATAAACCTTTTGCGCTCCACTGGAAATTCAGGAGCAATAGGGACATAAGCAGCACCGCATTTTAAAATGGCCAGCATCGCAACAATCATTTCTATGGATCGATGGGCACACAGCGCGACCTTGTCGCCCGGAGATATACCCTTGTCTATGATCAAATGAGCCAGCCGGTTACTGTCGTCTTCCAATTTTTGATAGGAAATATGGCTCTTTTCAAACGATATGGCATCTCGCGTAGAGGCAGTCATTGGCCGCCTTTTTAAAAGGTCAACAAGGGTCATCTTGGGAAGGGGGGTAATGTTATGGGTATTCATGGCAAAAGAGTGTAGTTCTGTAGAGACAAACAGCTTTTGAAATAGAGGTAGTTATTGTCTCCGATGAATAAAGTTAAATAATTTAAAACAAATAAAAATGTATTTTAAATAATAAAAAACGAATATAGATTATTTTTTTATTAGGGCTTGTTTTATGAAAGTCGAATGTTTGTTTTGAATAATTATTTTTTTGTTGATAAAAACCAAATAGTAGTAAGATATAAGAATTTATGGTTAAATTTTTATGTTTTTCAAAGGTTGGACTGTTTTTGTTTTTTGGTAAGGGGTTGTTGGTCAGTATGGTAAGTTGGAGAGAACATGTGTTCTATCCTTGTGGTTTCAAGACGTCATGACAATTTGATGGGGCATTTTAATCAACATTTGGGGTGTTGGTTTTAAAATTTTATTTTGTATATTTCTTTGATAGGGTATATGGAAGCTGAAGCTAAGTTTTAGCTACCACATTCATGTGTTTTGTTCAACTTTTTAGGTTCAGAAAACACTAAAGGCATTTGTTCATAAAACTGTATCAATACACCCAAAGGGTCTTGTCCATGATTAAACATCTTATAAAACTTCAATGGAAATCTTTCTTTAGGTCTGCTGCTTTTTCTTCCAATCTCGCCATTAAGATTCTGATGGGATTTGCAGCATTGTATATGATGCTAAGTTTCGGATTCTTGGGGGTGGCTTCATATTATATTATGGAAGAGATGGGGCTAAATGCCTTGGATACGGTGAACAGGCTGTTGGTTTATTATTTGATTATTGATCTGGTCATTAGGTATTTGCTTCAAAAAATGCCTGTCGTGCAGATAAAGCCATTGCTTTTCTTGCCCATTAAGAAATCGGCCATTGTTCAATATAGTATTTGGAAGACGGTGTTGTCTTTTTTTAATATTATCCACGCTTTTTTCTTTATCCCTTTTGCAGTGGTTTTGGTGATCAATGGATACGCGACCGTCTCTGTTGTCATGTGGCTAATGGGGATTTATGCCTTGATCATGGCAAATAATTTTATCAATATTTTTCTGAACGGGGTGGACGCTGTGCTCTATTCAGTTGCGGGGATATTGGCATGTTTGGGGGGGATGCATTATTATGGCGTGTTTGATATTTCGGTATATACCGGTCCTTTGTTTCAGTATCTTTATGAATTCCCCGGTGCTGCATTGATTCCACTGGGGCTAATGGTGGCCGTCTATTGGGTAGCATATAGGTATTTTAGGAAGCGGCTTTATATGGACGCGGGGCTTTCAAATAAGCTAAAAGAGGCCAAATCCGAAAACCTGGAGTGGCTTGATCGGTTTGGGAGTATTTCGGTGTTCTTGAAAAACGATATCAAACTTATCAAAAGAAACAAGCGCTCCAAGACTACCGTGCTCATGAGTGTCATGTTCCTTTTTTATGGCCTTTTGTTTTTCACAAATGCCATTGATGCATACGAGGGACCGGCATGGAGGATTTTTGCAGCACTTTTTGTGACGGGAGGCTTTCTGTTTAGCTTTGGCCAGTATGTGCCCAGCTGGGACAGTTCCTACTATCCCTTGATGATGAGTCAAAACGTCCGCTACCGGGATTACCTCAATGCTAAATGGTGGCTGATGGTAATGGCCACGGTGGTTTCTACGATTTTGGCTTCTTTCTATGCGTATTTTGGATGGGAGGTTTACTTGGCCATATTGGTAGCTGGGCTATACAATGTAGGCGTCAATTGCTACATGGTTTTGTGGGGAGGTGTATATGTGAGGACTCCCATTGACCTTTCCAGCAATAAAGGGGCTTTTGGCAGTTCCCAGGCATTTAATGCCAAAACCTTATTGCTAACCATTCCCAAGATGATCGTTCCAATGATCCTTTATGTCATTGGACATATGGTAAAGGGACCTTACCTGGGGTACCTTTTCGTAGCGATAGTGGCCGTTCTCGGGTTTGCATTTAAAGAAAGGGTGTTCAATTTAATTGAGAAAAATTATAAAACGGAGAAATACAAGACCATAGCTGCTTATAAGCAAAAAAGCTAGTGATTATGATAAATATAGAAAATCTATCAAAAAAATACGGGAAAGATACTGTACTGGATATCGACGCAATGGAAATTCCCTCAGGGGAGATTTTTGGCCTCGTAGGAAACAATGGTGCGGGGAAGACCACACTTTTTAGTTTGCTTTTGGATCTTATCATGCCCAGTTCTGGAAAGGTGCTGAACAATGGGATTCAAGTAAACACCAGCGAGGACTGGAAGCCGCTTACCGCAGCGTTTATCGATGAAACTTTTTTGATCGGGTACCTGACGCCAGAAGAGTATTTTTATTTCATCGGGGAGTTGCGCGGGATGAACAAGCAGGATGTCAGTGAGTTTCTGGTGCCTTTTGAGGATTTCTTTGATGGAGAAATCCTTAGAGGGAAAAAATATCTTCGGGATCTTTCAAAGGGAAATCAAAAGAAAGTGGGGATCGTTGCTTCATTTCTGGGGAATCCAAAAGTGATTATCCTTGACGAGCCCTTTGCCAATCTAGATCCCACCACTCAAATTAGGCTCAAAAAAATTATTGTCAAATACAAGGACATGGATGAAGTGACCTTGTTGATCAGTAGTCATGATTTGCTGCATGTGACGGAAGTTTGTCAACGCATCGTAGTGCTTGATAAAGGCAAAGTGGTGCGGGATACCAAAACATCAGAGGCTACCCTTAAGGAATTGGAAGGTTTTTTCGCGGAAGAAATCCAGTCCACAGAAGGGAATTAAGAGAGGTTATTGGCGATCGACCATGAGTGCGAATAGCATAAGAGCCTCAATGACCATTGACCCAATCAATCAATGTCGTTTAGTTAAAGAGATTTTCCAATACGGATCGTCCATTGAGAAAATTATGGTTTTAATCCATGGCCTTTTTTAAACAAAGGTAAAGAGATGAAAACCATCTTGGAATTTAACATGAAAAATAATTAAACCAATATTTCCAGATACACGCTAACTAAACGACATTGCCTAATCAATCCAATAACCTCCCCTTGAGACACACGGTACAATCGATCTTCTTACAATATACCAATTGTCAAACGGTCTTGTATTAGAGGACTTTCCTGGGGGGGGGGGGGGGTTACAGTGTTTTATGTTTGTGCTGCGAGATCTATTAAGAAGGCATAGTCCATGGCCGTTTCTTTTAAAGCATGAAACCTCCCCGAAGCACCTCCATGTCCTGCGTCCATATTGGTGTAAAGTAAGAGCAGGTTTTTGTCTGTTTTTTTATCCCTTAGCTTGGCCACCCATTTGGTAGGTTCCCAGTATTGGACTTGGCTGTCATGTAGTCCGGAGGTGACCAGTAGGTGAGGGTAGTCTTTGCTTTCCACATTGTCATAAGGCGAATAAGCAAGCATATAGTCATAATAGTCCTTGCTTTTAGGATTTCCCCATTCGTCAAATTCACCCGTGGTCAGCGGAATGCTCTCATCCAGCATAGTGGTCACCACATCCACAAACGGTACGGCGGCGATGACACCTTGGTACAGCTCGGGGCGCATATTGATGACCGTACCCATCAACATTCCCCCAGCACTACCGCCCATGGCGAAAAGCTTCTTCGAAGAGGTGTACCTTTCATTGATCAGGTGCTCGGAACAGGCGATAAAGTCCGTGAAGGTGTTTTGCTTTTTGAGCATTTTTCCATCATCATACCAGTGTCTTCCCATTTCCTGTCCACCACGGATGTGGGCGATGGCAAAGACAAAACCCCTGTCGAGAAGGCTGAGACGGTTTGAGCTGAACACGGCATCGGTGCTGAATCCATAAGAGCCATATGCATACTGTAGCAATGGATTGGAACCATCTTTTTTGAAAGTGTCCATTTTGTAAACGAGTGAAATAGGGACTCTTGTGCCATCTGGGGCAATGGCCCAGGTTCTCTCGGATTGGTATTGGGAAGGATCATAGCCCCCCTGAATTTCTTGCTGTTTCAGTAGTTCTTTTTCACGCACTTCCATGTCATAGTCATAAGTGGAAGAAGGAGTGGTCAAGGAATTGTAGCCAAATCGTAAAGAAGTAGTGTCAAATTGTGGGTTGTAACCTAGCCAAGCGGTATAGGTGGGATCGTCAAAAGTGATATAGTGACTTTCCGTACCGTCCCACGGCATGATTTGTATTTTTGTCAGTCCATTTGTACGTTCTTCGAGTACCAGATACTGTTTGAATACCTCAAATCCCTCCAACAGCGTATCCTGATGATGAGGGACCACGTCTTGCCAGTGTTCTTTTTGTGGATTCGCGACAGGGGTTTTGACCAATTTGTAATTGCTGGCCTTTTGATGGTTGGTAAGGATCAAGAAGTGATCCTCAAAGTGTTCCACACTGTACTCCAGATCACGCTCTCGTTCTTGTATGAGCTGGAAAGATGAGGTCGGTTGATGAGCGTCCAAGTAGCGGGTTTCTGAGGAAACGGTACTTTCGCTGACGATGAAGACAAAATCTTTGGATTTGGATTTGGCGACATGACAGGTGAACGTTTCATCGGCTTCTTCATAAACTAAAATATCCTCTTCCTGTGGCGTTCCCAATGTATGTCTGTAAACCTGAAAAGCCCTTAGTGTGTTGGGGTCCTGTTTGGAGTAAAAGAGGGTTTTGTTGTCATTTGCCCAGACCATGTTGCCTGTGACCTCGGTGATTTCATCTGTTAGGATCGTATCGGTGCTGAGGTCCTTTACCTTGATGGTATATATTCTCCTGCCGATATTATCTTCAGCGTGTGCAAGCAATTGTTGATCATAAGAAAGGGTAATTGCATTGACGTTAAAGTATTCGTGCCCTTCTGCTATTTGGTTTACATCCAAGAGCACCTCTTCACGGTTTTGTAGAGCGTCCTTTTTTCTGCAAAAAACAGGGTATTCACCACCTTTTACAAATTTGGTGTAGTAAAAATAACCATCTCTATAGTAGGGAACACTTTCGTCATCCTCTTTGATGCGGTTTTTCATCTCCAGATAGAGCTTCTCCTGTAGTGGCTCCGTATGCGCTAAATTGGCTTTTAGAAAATCATTTTCCTTGTTGAGGTATTGAATGACTTCAGGGTTTTCCCTGTCATTCATCCAATAATAAGGATCGATTCGGGTATGGTTATGGTAAGTGATTTCCTGTATTTTAATGGGAGCCTTGGGGGCTTCTACTCTTTTCATAAGTAACGTTTCGCTTTTCAAATTGAACTCCTGCAAATTTACAGTCTGCCAAAAAAGAAACCTATGGATCCTTTAAATTGATTGAAAAGAATAGGACAGCAATGATGGTTTGCGGGCACTTAATAAGTTTAGTAGTTACTGCCGGTTTAAGGATGGGTGTTTTCAATGTTGATAATAGGGTATGGGCAGTTAGGGAAGTGTGCTAAAAGTCCAAATATATTGGGCATTGGTTTACGAGCAATAAAGTTGATGGGTATGAAATTAAATATTTAAATAATGTATAATTGGCAAAATAAATTATATTTATAAGTTTTTAAAGATATTTAATATGGGTATTATTCAAGAGTTTAAAAAGTTTGCCCTAAGGGGGAATGTGGTTGACCTTGCTGTAGCGGTCATCATTGGAGGTGCATTTGGTAAAATCGTCACCTCTTTGGTCAATGACGTGGTCATGCCACCGATTGGATTGGCTCTTGGCGGAGTCAATTTCAAGGAACTGATGGTGGTTCTTAAGGAGCCTTCTGTGACTGCTGATGGAATAGAAGTGGCGGCAGTAGCAATCAAGTACGGTGCATTTATCAATACTATTGTTGATTTTGTGATCATTGCTTTTGTGATCTTTATGGCTATTCGCACCATGAACAAACTAAAGAAGAAAGAAGAAGCGAAACCAACTCCTCCTCCGGCTCCTTCAAAAGAGGAACTGTTGCTTGCTGAAATCAGGGATATCCTGAAGGAAAAATAGTGGCAAAGTTCCTACAATGAATTATGATCACGCTGCTGGATAAGCAATGGCAGCGTGATTGATTTTTTCCATTTACGCTATAGCCTTCAGCAGACTTATTGGCGATCGAATTTGTTGTGCTGCGATTTCTGTGGCTTCAGGTTTATCGGTTAAATTGATAGCGGACCTGAAATGTCAGCTCGCTTAGGTGAGTGCCCTTTACCTCTT
It encodes:
- a CDS encoding polyketide synthase is translated as MNTHNITPLPKMTLVDLLKRRPMTASTRDAISFEKSHISYQKLEDDSNRLAHLIIDKGISPGDKVALCAHRSIEMIVAMLAILKCGAAYVPIAPEFPVERKRFICTAAEAKLLIRDRNYLDEAPKSLQQIDLLEKIPSNYPILAPAITFAPENTAYILFTSGSTGEPKGVCMPHGALVNLLLWQEGQFDKLQGSKTLQFSKFTFDVSFQEIFSTLTTGGTLHLVDEETVKDPLALLQVIDKNKINRLFLPFVSLQSLAHTAVAHNLYPSSLKDVITAGEQLKITDQVKRLFSHLPNTTLFNQYGPTEAHVVSQLVLKPQNINNWPSLPSIGYAINNVQLYVLDENDQPVSYGKEGELYIAGDCLASGYLNQPILTEEKFKTLTTLPKRPSLRAYKTGDIAKISEDGEVTFLGRRDDQVKIRGHRIELGEVEAVLGKFTAVYQVAVLAKTYDDGQKYLVAYYIPSENQRPSQKELIDHLAQSLPEYMIPAVFYEMDAFPKTTSGKIDRKLLPDPINKREHVETPIVPAKTALEKKLAKLFEKALHFDQIGTSDNFFEFGGNSLLVQKLSNDIRLELGLTVPVTSIYQYPTIKQLTDYLSEDQQPSPTASTSTKPSSSKAVAIVGMAGRFPGAEDIATFWDNLVQGKESITRFSDEELDDLIPEDLKKDDHYVKARGIIENADKFDHSFFGITPHQAALMDPQQRLFLELAWELIEKTQQTTSETSHKTGVFAGTNNNTYYQKNLLSNPDLIEQNGAIQIMTLNEKDYIATRTAYQFDLTGPAISVYSACSTSLLAVAQAVQSIRSGQCVMAIAGGSTITSPIHSGHLYQEGAIFSKDGHCKPFDAKATGTLFSDGAAAIMLKDLDTAIQDGDKIYATIKGFGINNDGNGKGSFSAPSTKGQADVIKAALQDSKVSSASISYVEAHGTATPLGDPIEIEGLKMAFGRHSKAHFCGIGSVKSNFGHLTAAAGVTGLIKTVLSLHHRKLPATRGFEELNPQIDLKDSPFYINGATVDWEGEFPLRAGVSSFGIGGTNVHVILEEYPHIQQSSDESTAPYHLLSFSAKTENSLELYKAKLHRFVQSSTALNLADLSFSINTKPQQFLYKSYLTFKDKEDLLSQLEGTNGATARKKAMKQLPQNTVFVFPGQGAQYLNMGKDLFEYAPVFREALMHCAALFDELMDKPLLDIIYPAEESHEAEAILKNTRYTQPAIFAIEYALAQQWMAWGFAPSSLVGHSIGEFVAAHLAGVFSLEDVTRLVAKRGQLVADLPGGDMLSVRAPQSKIQHLIKENISLAAVNSPNLCVLAGPSEAIAEISSKLDQESILHKKLFTSHAFHSSMMDPVLDDFGKEVELAKLSTPQLPIISSVTALPLTDQEATSSQYWTDHLRKSVLFSPAIEYLLGNDPNGVFLEIGPGNVISTLIKQHPSAKSATTVNSINRQSNQHHYQELLGNLGEMIIAGIQPDWTRFYSGQKRIRLDDLPTYAFDRKRCWIDPLPREVTTPTLAQPSTNTNNNETTTKHMRTDTIRKKAIDVLEDLSGLEISLQAGDSTFLELGLDSLLLTQLSFALKKAFGVPLSFRQLNSQINTIDALVGYLDQELPADQFQPAPATAPAASSAPSPTAASQPKNGSNHTMTAPSYPPAHNQSAIGLIGQQLELLSKQLALLQGTPLPTSAPAPQPTAPPNGNGQANAPLPTNGTTVKLTKEETENLKKPFGATARIDKKGQKLPEKQHNFIADFTKRYTSKTASSKAYTQQNRSHMADPRVVSGFNPSIKETVYSLVVNRSKGSRIWDIDGNEYLDILNGFGSILFGHKPSFIDEALKAQIDKGYEIAPQHELSGEVCKLICDITGHDRSALCNTGSEAVMGALRVARTITQRSLVVAFNGSYHGIFDEVIVRGTKSLKSFPAAAGIMSEAVENILILDYGTEEALKIIEERKDEIAAVLVEPVQSRRPEFQPIEFLKKVREITAASGSALIFDEVITGFRMHPQGAQGIFGIKADLATYGKVVGGGLPIGVIAGKAAFMDALDGGHWQYGDNSVPDIGVTYFAGTFVRHPLALATAKASLEYIQQDNGKLQEKLAAKIQRLADGLNGFFQDHKIPAYVANFGSLWKIKFKAELPYTELLFATFREQGLHIYDGFPCFATAAYQDEDIDKILEIIISGFKQLISATFWDEIIPGLSESLHSSPHVISKDQPPVPGAKLGQDQEGKAAWFVPDPDRPGKYLHLTFKTT